Proteins encoded in a region of the Gammaproteobacteria bacterium genome:
- a CDS encoding Cyclic nucleotide-binding protein encodes MSKNTKSANLVEDLGINAKQRAEILDNTRWAHDFSWSEIESLASYLRLTHVSKDAIFIKEGSGERLLAIIISGSVIIYKEDPASHPQIIATLGPGQTIGEMSMIDGNHCSATVVAAEDLTLLTMSKVSLNMLINEKPTLAVKFVLKLSRILSQRLRLTSSNLVDLFS; translated from the coding sequence ATGAGTAAAAATACTAAGAGCGCCAACCTGGTCGAGGACCTGGGGATAAACGCAAAGCAGCGCGCCGAGATCCTTGATAATACCAGATGGGCTCATGATTTCTCTTGGTCAGAGATTGAGTCGCTCGCCTCATATCTACGACTCACCCACGTATCTAAAGATGCCATCTTTATAAAAGAAGGTTCAGGCGAACGTTTGTTAGCCATTATTATTAGTGGTTCCGTCATAATCTACAAAGAAGACCCGGCCAGCCACCCACAAATAATTGCAACGCTTGGTCCCGGTCAAACGATTGGGGAAATGTCTATGATCGACGGTAATCACTGCTCGGCAACGGTGGTAGCCGCCGAGGACCTGACACTGCTCACCATGTCCAAGGTTTCGCTGAATATGCTCATCAACGAAAAACCAACCCTCGCGGTAAAATTTGTTCTAAAACTCTCACGGATCTTAAGCCAGCGACTCCGCCTGACCAGTAGCAATCTAGTGGATCTATTTTCATAA